From Anomalospiza imberbis isolate Cuckoo-Finch-1a 21T00152 chromosome 14, ASM3175350v1, whole genome shotgun sequence, a single genomic window includes:
- the SH3BGRL gene encoding adapter SH3BGRL isoform X1, with amino-acid sequence MGIKTLAEIKKQQQDVLGFLEANKIEFEEKDIAANEENRKWMRENVPEDSRPASGNPLPPRLFNDSRYLGDYDAFFEARENNAVYAFLGLTAPPGSKEAEALAKQQA; translated from the exons attaaaaagcagcagcaagatgTGTTAGGTTTCTTGGAAGCCAACAAAATTGAATTTGAGGAGAAGGACATCGCAGCTAACGAGGAGAACCGGAAATGGATGCGGGAGAACGTCCCCGAGGACAGTCGGCCAGCGAGCGGGAACCCCCTGCCCCCCCGGCTCTTCAACGACAGCCGCTACCTCGGG GACTATGACGCTTTCTTTGAGGCGCGGGAGAACAACGCCGTGTACGCGTTCCTGGGCTTGACTGCACCTCCTGGGTCAAAG GAAGCTGAAGCACTGGCCAAGCAGCAAGCGTGA
- the LOC137482336 gene encoding TLR adapter interacting with SLC15A4 on the lysosome-like, with protein MLAEGILTRLIYKESCQQDKPRKSPASQKAKEGIWRQKLVDIPKIKGFADGCEKREELSARSSKVEAGSSSRWGSIEKEPAKDQEMLVKGTASPALHIPRRGGSLDQVDLYRSWPCNSIYQNYPDLQIGGDHVGGHTCDSGCVLDHVCDELPDGPVLLSIDIPLGQSPLCEHPEKPSGMSLPGDEAGERSLVLSEEPLSNSTLNKYMEAKVAELYKQFFEESLARCGSITNLLTCSWIRNSLDQISVQISQEQNIETSKARGALLHSLALFSSRNAPNRNSSEFSTPNLQISNTVGAKWSCRVEFTS; from the coding sequence ATGCTGGCAGAAGGCATCCTAACGAGGCTCATCTATAAAGAAAGCTGTCAGCAAGATAAGCCTCGCAAATCTCCTGCATCCCAAAAGGCTAAAGAGGGAATCTGGAGACAGAAACTTGTAGACATCCCAAAAATTAAAGGCTTTGCTGATGGATGTGAGAAGCGGGAGGAGCTCTCTGCCAGAAGCAGCAAAGTGGAAGCCGGGAGCAGCTCCCGATGGGGATCCATAGAAAAGGAGCCTGCAAAAGATCAGGAAATGCTGGTTAAAGGAACTGCATCCCCAGCTCTACATATccccaggagaggaggaagcCTAGACCAGGTGGATTTGTACAGATCCTGGCCATGCAACAGCATTTACCAGAACTACCCTGACCTGCAGATCGGGGGGGACCATGTAGGGGGCCACACGTGTGACTCAGGCTGTGTCCTGGACCATGTGTGTGATGAACTCCCCGATGGCCCCGTCCTGCTCTCCATAGATATTCCCCTGGGGCAGTCCCCTCTGTGTGAGCATCCCGAAAAGCCCAGTGGGATGTCCCTGCCTGGAGatgaagctggagaaaggagcCTCGTGCTCAGTGAGGAGCCCCTTTCCAACTCCACGCTCAACAAGTACATGGAAGCCAAAGTGGCAGAGCTCTACAAACAGTTCTTTGAAGAAAGCCTGGCCAGGTGTGGTTCCATAACAAACCTCCTGACCTGCAGCTGGATAAGGAACAGCCTGGACCAGATAAGTGTTCAGATCTCCCAGGAGCAGAACATAGAAACATCCAAAGCCAGAGGAGCCCTCTTGCACTCGTTGGCTTTGTTCAGCTCCCGCAACGCTCCCAACAGGAACAGCTCCGAGTTCAGCACCCCAAACCTCCAAATCTCCAACACAGTGGGTGCAAAATGGAGCTGCAGGGTGGAATTCACATCCTGA